In a genomic window of Procambarus clarkii isolate CNS0578487 chromosome 10, FALCON_Pclarkii_2.0, whole genome shotgun sequence:
- the LOC138363254 gene encoding uncharacterized protein, which translates to MVHRPSLENTVATVVVTATVVVTATVVITATVVVTATVVVTATVVVTATVVITATVVVTATVVITATVVVTATVVVPATVVVTATVVVTATVVVTATVVVTATVVITATDVITATVVITATVVVTATVVVTATVVVTATVVVTATVVITATVVVTATVVVTATVVVTATVVITASVVVTATVVVTATVVVTATVVSTATVVVTATVVVTATVVSTATVVVTATVVITTTVVITATVVITATVVITATVVITTTVVITATVVITATVVITATVVVTATVVVTATVVITQIKCNKIPLLNQS; encoded by the coding sequence ATGGTCCACCGTCCCTCCCTGGAGAATACAGTAGCAACAGTAGTCGTCACTGCAACAGTAGTCGTCACTGCAACAGTAGTCATCACTGCAACAGTAGTCGTCACTGCAACAGTAGTCGTCACTGCAACAGTAGTCGTCACTGCAACAGTAGTCATCACTGCAACAGTAGTCGTCACTGCAACAGTAGTCATCACTGCAACAGTAGTCGTCACTGCAACAGTAGTCGTTCCTGCAACAGTAGTTGTCACTGCAACAGTAGTCGTCACTGCAACAGTAGTCGTCACTGCAACAGTAGTTGTCACTGCAACAGTGGTCATCACTGCAACAGATGTCATCACTGCAACAGTAGTTATCACTGCAACAGTAGTCGTCACTGCAACAGTAGTCGTCACTGCAACAGTAGTTGTCACTGCAACAGTAGTCGTCACTGCAACAGTAGTTATCACTGCAACAGTAGTCGTCACTGCAACAGTAGTCGTCACTGCAACAGTAGTCGTCACTGCAACAGTAGTCATCACTGCATCAGTAGTCGTCACTGCAACAGTAGTCGTTACTGCAACAGTAGTCGTCACTGCAACAGTAGTCAGCACTGCAACAGTAGTCGTCACTGCAACAGTAGTCGTCACTGCAACAGTAGTCAGCACTGCAACAGTAGTCGTCACTGCAACAGTAGTCATCACTACAACAGTAGTCATCACTGCAACAGTAGTCATCACTGCAACAGTAGTCATCACTGCAACAGTAGTCATCACTACAACAGTAGTCATCACTGCAACAGTAGTCATCACTGCAACAGTAGTTATCACTGCAACAGTAGTCGTCACTGCAACAGTAGTCGTCACTGCAACAGTAGTTATCACCCAGATAAAGTGTAATAAAATTCCTCTACTGAATCAGTCTTAG